The following are encoded together in the Penaeus chinensis breed Huanghai No. 1 chromosome 20, ASM1920278v2, whole genome shotgun sequence genome:
- the LOC125035886 gene encoding uncharacterized protein K02A2.6-like, translating to MEGEDIRLSKAIDIARSHEATIRDNKDMRVKTVNYDLNVDAVGHPKFARAAKPCNNDKPRKANRTSAVHEFSQDDPYEDYFTVSSVRVAKVSNSNDSEALRSIKVRTPCNKTGSMTIKVDTGARVNLLPIRAFRIMFPDLLDAHGKPKTYLINNRQKNLIAVNNIKLKHFGLIKLKCTFDEKNWIDTDFYILDQEVGPNILGLPSLRALGMVTNHEAWMHPQPTTAVQSVYDLKKSYLDQFDKIGSFHGKYHIVKEGSRPVVHAQRKFPIHKKEELQNKLEDMEKIGVIKKVSEPTDWVNSMVCTMKKDGSLRICLDPKDLNKAIKRSYHKTPTQEEFTHKFADSKYFSKLDVKNGYWSVTLDETSSFLTTFNTPFGRYRYLRMPFGLVMSQDVFQQKMDQILENCPGTIGIADDVVVFGKTEEEHDINLHNFFKIAKQKGLTFNRAKCVIKPEQVKFIGTVYDKEGSHPDPDKVSAIKALPSPTNVTELQQCLGIVTYMSPFIPNLADETAPLRSLLKKGIDFTWSPTHEKAFEHIKNILCTDATLAHFNPNKPTVIQVDASQKGIGAALVQDDKPIAYASKSLSETEQCYANIERELLAVVFGCERFHTYVYGKAFLVESDHKPLEMIQLKNLTATPPRLQRMLMRLQHYDVTIRYKPGKDLLLADGLSCLPSTDNQHIGLDRQINFVTFSNEKLVSLRQETSKDVILHGLKDVIIQGWPEKMKDLPRMLQPYWSFRDEISIEDGLVIKGSKFVIPASMQKIVLDRIHEGHQGITKCQLRAKDCVYWISINRDIEDLVQQCSICQETSRSHTKETLIPHELPTRPWQYVGTDLFHYGGNDFLIIAEYYSKFPVIRKMPMHVTSQAVIKGLKNLFSEYGVPEKVYSDNGRQYSSEEFATFASNWEFEHITSSPHYPQSNGFIERTIQTVKNTIDKAKRSNKDPEMALLTLRTTPLDSKLPSPAELLIGRKMRKEARHTEAVLRPRSKRPANTPSRPSCSSSRPHYWKMDTRYSRGEIPRTSIIHSRNTRWRYLTKKQTNIRQTPQPKHPLPDEHHAEESTGTTWNIDNEQEHVSKAPEVVPQEQESTCDGTRTRCGHLGGSIGIVSDSHGEGSRIETRV from the exons ATGGAAGGTGAAGACATAAGGTTGAGCAAAGCCATTGACATTGCCAGATCTCATGAAGCAACCATAAGAGATAACAAAGACATGAGAGTCAAAACAGTCAACTATGACCTAAATGTCGATGCTGTGGGACACCCTAAGTTTGCAAGGGCAGCAAAACCATGCAACAA TGACAAACCCAGGAAAGCTAACAGAACATCTGCCGTGCATGAGTTCAGCCAAGATGACCCCTATGAGGATTATTTCACAGTAAGTTCTGTTAGAGTAGCAAAGGTGtcaaacagtaatgatagtgaagctCTACGATCTATCAAAGTCAGAACCCCTTGCAACAAGACTGGCTCGATGACAATCAAGGTCGATACAGGGGCTAGAGTAAATCTGCTCCCGATAAGAGCATTTCGAATTATGTTTCCAGATTTATTAGATGCTCATGGGAAGCCGAAAACCTATCTGATCAACAACCGTCAGAAGAATTTGATTGCAGTGAACAATATAAAACTCAAGCATTTTGGGTTGATCAAATTAAAGTGCACCTTCGATGAGAAAAACTGGATCGATACAGATTTCTACATTCTGGACCAAGAAGTTGGACCAAATATTTTGGGTCTCCCAAGCCTGAGAGCCCTAGGCATGGTGACAAATCATGAAGCATGGATGCATCCTCAACCAACCACGGCCGTCCAGTCGGTGTATGATTTAAAGAAATCATACCTGGATCAGTTTGATAAAATTGGAAGTTTTCATGGAAAATACCACATAGTGAAAGAGGGTTCAAGACCAGTTGTCCATGCACAGCGAAAATTTCCTATACATAAAAAGGAAGAACTTCAAAACAAGCTCGAAGACATGGAAAAAATAGGAGTTATCAAAAAGGTGTCGGAACCTACAGATTGGGTCAACAGCATGGTTTGCACCATGAAGAAGGATGGCAGCCTGCGCATATGCTTAGATCCAAAGGATTTGAACAAAGCTATAAAAAGAAGCTATCACAAGACACCTACACAAGAGGAATTCACACACAAGTTTGCAGACTCAAAATATTTCAGCAAACTTGATGTAAAGAATGGCTATTGGTCAGTCACACTTGACGAGACCAGTTCGTTCCTCACTACATTCAACACTCCCTTTGGCCGCTACAGATATCTCAGAATGCCTTTTGGCCTGGTtatgtcacaagatgttttccaGCAAAAAATGGATCAGATCCTCGAAAACTGTCCTGGTACCATTGGCATTGCTGATGATGTAGTTGTGTTTGGAAAAACTGAAGAGGAACATGACATAAACCTGCATAACTTCTTCAAGATTGCCAAGCAGAAAGGATTAACTTTCAACAGGGCAAAGTGTGTGATCAAGCCGGAACAAGTGAAATTCATTGGAACTGTCTACGACAAGGAAGGCTCTCACCCAGATCCAGACAAGGTATCTGCAATCAAAGCACTGCCGAGCCCAACAAATGTTACTGAGTTGCAACAATGTTTGGGAATTGTCACCTATATGTCGCCATTTATCCCAAACCTAGCTGATGAAACTGCACCACTTAGAAGTCTCCTAAAAAAAGGTATAGACTTTACATGGTCACCAACCCACGAGAAGGCATTCGAACATATTAAGAATATTCTGTGCACAGATGCAACACTGGCACATTTCAATCCAAATAAACCAACAGTAATACAAGTAGATGCATCACAAAAAGGTATTGGTGCTGCATTAGTGCAAGATGACAAGCCTATTGCCTATGCATCCAAGTCTCTGTCTGAAACAGAACAATGTTATGCCAATATTGAAAGAGAACTACTTGCAGTGGTATTTGGATGTGAAAGATTTCATACCTATGTATACGGCAAAGCATTCCTGGTGGAGAGTGACCACAAACCTCTGGAAATGATTCAACTAAAGAATCTGACAGCCACACCGCCCAGACTGCAGCGTATGCTGATGAGGCTGCAGCACTATGATGTCACGATCCGATACAAGCCAGGAAAAGATCTCTTATTAGCAGATGGTCTATCATGCTTGCCATCAACGGACAACCAACATATTGGTCTAGACCGACAGATCAACTTTGTTACATTCAGCAACGAGAAACTAGTCTCACTTAGACAGGAAACCTCAAAAGATGTCATCCTGCATGGACTGAAAGACGTCATTATTCAAGGATGGCCAGAAAAGATGAAAGACTTACCGAGAATGCTGCAACCATACTGGTCCTTCAGAGATGAGATATCTATTGAAGATGGGCTAGTGATAAAAGGCAGCAAATTCGTAATCCCAGCTTCCATGCAGAAAATTGTGCTTGACCGCATCCACGAAGGACACCAAGGCATCACGAAATGCCAACTTCGAGCCAAAGACTGTGTATACTGGATTTCAATCAACAGGGACATTGAAGACCTAGTCCAGCAGTGTTCCATATGCCAAGAAACGTCAAGGTCACATACAAAGGAAACCCTCATCCCGCATGAACTTCCTACACGACCATGGCAGTATGTCGGAACAGATCTTTTCCATTATGGAGGAAATGATTTCCTGATTATAGCTGAATACTACTCAAAGTTTCCAGTTATCAGGAAAATGCCCATGCATGTCACAAGCCAAGCTGTGATCAAGGGATTGAAGAACTTGTTCTCTGAGTACGGAGTTCCCGAAAAAGTATATAGCGATAATGGACGCCAATATAGCTCAGAAGAATTTGCAACGTTCGCCTCGAACTGGGAATTTGAACATATAACAAGCTCACCCCACTATCCTCAGTCAAATGGATTCATTGAAAGAACTATCCAGACTGTTAAAAACACCATCGACAAGGCAAAAAGAAGCAACAAGGATCCAGAAATGGCATTATTAACCCTACGTACCACACCACTGGATAGCAAGTTGCCAAGCCCAGCAGAACTTCTGatcgggaggaagatgagga AGGAAGCAAGACACACAGAAGCAGTATTACGACCGAGGAGCAAAAGACCAGCCAACACTCCTAGCAGGCCAAGCTGTTCAAGTTCAAGACCACATTACTGGAAGATGGACACCCGCTACAGTCGTGGAGAAATCCCAAGAACCTCGATCATACATAGTCGAAACACAAGATGGAGGTATCTTACGAAGAAACAGACGAACATCAGGCAGACGCCACAACCCAAGCATCCACTTCCAGATGAACACCATGCAGAAGAGTCTACTGGAACCACATGGAATATAGATAACGAGCAAGAACATGTGAGCAAGGCTCCTGAAGTAGTGCCTCAAGAACAAGAATCAACATGCGATGGCACAAGAACAAGATGTGGCC ATcttggtggcagcatcggtatcgtctctgactcgcacGGTGAAGGATCCAGAATCGAGACCAGAGTTTAA